Proteins from a single region of Pseudomonadota bacterium:
- a CDS encoding acyl-CoA dehydrogenase family protein yields MATLDNLLPLARGALGAAEGLYGAARAAVRSLATTDDGKIDAKALDRQQTAAHGLAWLATYVEALRQMLGWAERLDEAGRLGELEALILQAAYGEYLAQIAGGIPMSQGEIVRPYDMGVDDTSLHAFYTPEVSALLKDGHSAEVRDAIARLVAEAADAGSFGDAGLADDDVMIRDQFRRFAEDKVTPYAHDWHLKDELIPLSVIEELAEMGVFGLTVPEAVGGLGMNKTAMCLVTEELSRAYIGVGSLGTRTEIAAELVLHGGTPSQKEAWLPRIVSGDIIPTAVFTEPGTGSDLGSLRTRAQRDGDTYRVTGNKTWITHAARANLMTLLARTNPDEKGYRGLSMFLAEKPAGTDADPFPADGMKGGEIPVLGYRGMKEYEIGFDGFEVPAANLLGEEEGQGFKQLMATFESARIQTAARATGVAQNAMELGLTYARERQQFGRAIYDFPRVGHKLAWMAVEIMIARQLTWFSAREKDQGRRCDLEAGMAKLLAARVAWASADNAVQIHGGNGYAMEYPISRVLCDARILNVFEGAAEIQAHVIARRLLSDAN; encoded by the coding sequence ATGGCGACACTCGACAACCTGCTGCCGCTCGCCCGCGGCGCGCTTGGCGCGGCCGAGGGGCTCTATGGCGCCGCGCGCGCTGCCGTCCGCAGTCTCGCGACGACAGATGACGGCAAGATCGACGCCAAGGCACTGGATCGTCAGCAGACGGCGGCCCACGGGCTGGCGTGGCTGGCGACCTATGTGGAGGCCTTGCGCCAGATGCTCGGTTGGGCGGAGCGGCTCGATGAGGCCGGCCGGCTGGGCGAGCTGGAAGCGTTGATCCTGCAGGCGGCTTACGGCGAATACCTGGCGCAAATCGCCGGCGGCATCCCGATGAGCCAGGGCGAGATCGTGCGCCCCTACGACATGGGCGTCGACGACACCAGCCTGCACGCCTTCTATACGCCGGAGGTGAGCGCGCTCTTGAAAGACGGGCACAGCGCCGAGGTGCGCGACGCCATCGCACGGCTGGTCGCCGAGGCCGCCGATGCCGGCAGTTTCGGCGATGCGGGCCTCGCCGACGACGACGTCATGATCCGCGACCAGTTCCGCCGCTTCGCCGAGGACAAGGTCACGCCCTATGCCCACGACTGGCATCTGAAGGACGAACTGATTCCGCTCTCGGTCATCGAGGAACTGGCGGAGATGGGCGTTTTTGGGCTGACGGTGCCGGAGGCTGTCGGCGGGCTTGGCATGAACAAGACCGCCATGTGCCTGGTGACCGAGGAACTGTCACGCGCCTATATCGGCGTCGGCTCGCTCGGCACCCGGACCGAGATCGCCGCCGAACTGGTGCTGCACGGCGGCACGCCGTCGCAGAAGGAAGCGTGGCTGCCGCGAATCGTCTCCGGCGACATCATCCCGACCGCCGTCTTCACCGAGCCCGGCACCGGGTCCGACCTCGGCTCGCTCAGAACGCGCGCGCAGCGCGACGGCGACACCTATCGCGTCACCGGCAACAAGACCTGGATCACCCACGCAGCGCGCGCCAACCTGATGACGCTTCTGGCGCGCACCAACCCGGACGAGAAGGGCTATCGCGGCCTTTCCATGTTCCTGGCCGAAAAGCCCGCCGGCACCGATGCCGACCCCTTCCCGGCCGACGGCATGAAGGGCGGCGAGATCCCCGTACTCGGCTATCGCGGCATGAAGGAATACGAGATCGGTTTCGACGGTTTCGAGGTGCCCGCCGCCAACCTTCTCGGCGAGGAGGAAGGCCAGGGCTTCAAGCAGCTGATGGCGACCTTCGAATCCGCGCGCATCCAGACGGCGGCGCGGGCCACCGGCGTCGCCCAGAATGCCATGGAGCTGGGCCTGACTTATGCCCGCGAACGCCAGCAGTTCGGCCGCGCGATTTACGACTTCCCTCGGGTCGGCCACAAGCTCGCCTGGATGGCGGTCGAGATCATGATCGCGCGCCAGCTCACCTGGTTCTCCGCACGCGAGAAGGACCAGGGCCGGCGGTGCGACCTGGAGGCCGGCATGGCGAAGCTGCTCGCTGCCCGCGTCGCCTGGGCCAGTGCCGACAATGCGGTCCAGATCCACGGCGGCAACGGCTACGCCATGGAGTATCCGATCAGCCGCGTCCTGTGCGACGCGCGCATCCTGAACGTCTTCGAGGGTGCCGCCGAAATTCAGGCCCACGTTATTGCACGGCGGTTGTTGTCAGACGCGAACTAA
- a CDS encoding nitronate monooxygenase: protein MTDLTTPTCERLGIKRPIVQAPVSTTPDVIAGVSNAGGLGVLQATWLNNDSTSDIVAAIQRRTNRPFAANYVISLMDDDVNDNFDYVLEVGVPVISTFWGDPAPLVPRIHDAGALAMHTVGSAEEARRVVDAGVDIVVAQGVEAGGHVWGEVSTLVLVPAVVDAVPDAHVIAAGGIADGRGLAAVLSLGAGAAWIGTRFVMSKENKLPADYSERMLAAKETDTLYSSLFDIGWPDAPHRVLVNETVQAWIDAGRPPPGERPNEGDVLAHHPTGEPILRYSTDDPYDGMTGDLAAMCLYAGQSIGLINDEKPVADIVDEIVSDAANIISRIGNS from the coding sequence ATGACCGATCTCACCACACCGACCTGCGAACGGCTCGGCATAAAACGGCCGATCGTTCAGGCGCCGGTTTCCACCACGCCCGATGTCATCGCCGGCGTGTCGAACGCCGGTGGGCTCGGCGTGCTGCAGGCAACGTGGCTAAACAACGATTCGACGAGTGACATTGTCGCGGCCATCCAGCGGCGCACCAACCGCCCCTTCGCCGCCAACTACGTCATCTCGCTTATGGATGACGACGTGAACGACAACTTTGACTACGTCCTGGAAGTGGGCGTGCCCGTGATCTCGACGTTCTGGGGCGATCCCGCGCCCTTGGTGCCGCGCATCCACGATGCCGGCGCGCTGGCGATGCACACGGTCGGCTCAGCGGAAGAGGCCCGACGCGTCGTCGATGCCGGTGTCGATATCGTGGTGGCCCAGGGGGTCGAGGCGGGAGGCCATGTCTGGGGCGAGGTCTCCACCCTGGTCCTGGTGCCAGCCGTGGTCGACGCAGTGCCTGACGCCCATGTCATCGCGGCCGGTGGCATCGCCGATGGCCGGGGCCTGGCCGCCGTCCTGTCGCTTGGCGCCGGCGCCGCTTGGATCGGCACGCGCTTTGTCATGTCGAAGGAAAACAAGCTCCCCGCCGATTACAGCGAGCGGATGCTCGCCGCCAAGGAGACGGACACGCTCTATTCGTCGCTGTTCGATATCGGCTGGCCCGACGCGCCACACCGCGTGCTCGTCAATGAAACGGTCCAAGCGTGGATCGACGCCGGCCGGCCGCCGCCTGGCGAACGGCCCAATGAGGGCGACGTCCTCGCCCATCACCCGACCGGTGAGCCGATCCTGCGCTACAGCACCGATGATCCCTATGACGGCATGACCGGCGACTTGGCCGCGATGTGCCTGTATGCCGGCCAGAGCATCGGTCTGATCAACGACGAGAAACCGGTCGCCGACATCGTGGACGAGATAGTGTCCGATGCCGCCAACATCATCTCGCGCATCGGCAACAGCTAG
- the betC gene encoding choline-sulfatase, whose protein sequence is MAKTPHILMIQADQMAARCLPFYGHQVVRAPHMQALAESGTVFDSAYCNSPLCAPSRFSMMAGQLASRIGAFDNASEFAADIPTFAHVLRRAGYRTCLAGKMHFVGPDQLHGFEERLTTDIYPADFLWTPDWRKGVGERFMDLTPVRQSGVCRRSVQLDYDEEVAHEAKRFIFDHARSADERPMALVVSFTHPHDPYVALPYYWNQYENAAIDMPDVPFVPIEDRDPHARDLSHHHGMDLYTPTEADIIRTRRAYYANITMIDDYVGLMLYTLEQAGMADDTVVVVTADHGEMLGERGLWYKKNFYEPAARVPLIIRLPGQKASRVGANVSLVDLMPTFAAIAETELSTLPDVLDGSSLLPLIDDTSEDWPDSVIGELLSEGTAGPIVMLRWGRWKYIASSAYPTMLFDLKTDPDELTNRAGESALAAVEQAFADEVAKRWDFEHLTAAIMASQQRRLAVGAAMAEGRTLSWDHQPMRDASVAYYRGGDSLRGLSIGDVDERETTDIE, encoded by the coding sequence TTGGCAAAAACACCCCACATTCTGATGATCCAGGCCGACCAGATGGCGGCCCGTTGTCTGCCCTTCTATGGCCATCAGGTGGTTCGCGCGCCGCACATGCAGGCGCTCGCGGAATCCGGCACGGTCTTCGACAGCGCCTACTGCAACTCGCCACTATGTGCGCCGTCCCGGTTTTCGATGATGGCCGGCCAGTTGGCCTCGCGCATCGGCGCCTTCGACAATGCCTCGGAGTTCGCCGCCGACATCCCGACCTTTGCCCACGTCCTCAGGCGCGCCGGCTACCGCACGTGCCTGGCCGGCAAGATGCATTTCGTCGGCCCCGATCAACTGCACGGGTTCGAGGAACGGCTGACAACCGATATCTATCCCGCCGATTTCCTATGGACACCCGATTGGCGCAAGGGAGTCGGCGAACGCTTCATGGATCTGACGCCGGTGCGCCAATCCGGTGTTTGCCGCCGTTCGGTCCAGCTTGATTATGACGAAGAGGTCGCCCACGAGGCCAAGCGGTTTATCTTCGATCACGCGCGCTCGGCGGACGAGCGGCCGATGGCGCTGGTCGTGTCGTTCACTCACCCGCACGATCCCTATGTCGCACTGCCCTACTACTGGAACCAATACGAAAACGCGGCAATCGATATGCCCGACGTGCCGTTTGTTCCGATCGAGGATCGCGACCCCCATGCCCGCGATCTCTCCCATCACCACGGCATGGACCTCTATACGCCGACCGAGGCCGATATCATCCGAACGCGCCGTGCCTACTACGCCAACATCACCATGATCGACGATTACGTTGGTCTCATGCTCTACACGCTGGAGCAGGCGGGCATGGCCGACGACACCGTCGTCGTGGTGACGGCGGATCATGGCGAGATGCTGGGCGAACGCGGCCTTTGGTACAAAAAGAACTTCTATGAGCCGGCCGCGCGCGTGCCGCTGATCATCCGCTTGCCCGGCCAGAAAGCATCAAGGGTCGGCGCCAACGTCTCCCTGGTAGACCTTATGCCGACCTTCGCGGCGATCGCGGAGACCGAGCTTTCCACTCTGCCGGATGTGCTCGACGGTTCCAGCCTGTTGCCGCTGATCGACGACACGTCGGAGGACTGGCCGGATTCGGTGATCGGCGAGTTGCTGTCGGAGGGCACCGCCGGGCCGATCGTCATGCTGCGCTGGGGCCGCTGGAAGTACATCGCGTCGAGCGCCTATCCGACCATGCTGTTCGACCTGAAGACCGATCCCGACGAACTGACAAACCGCGCCGGCGAATCAGCGCTGGCCGCGGTCGAACAGGCGTTCGCCGACGAGGTCGCGAAGCGCTGGGATTTCGAACACTTGACCGCCGCCATCATGGCAAGCCAGCAACGCCGGCTTGCGGTCGGCGCCGCCATGGCCGAGGGTAGGACGTTGAGCTGGGACCATCAGCCGATGCGCGATGCATCGGTGGCCTATTACCGGGGCGGCGATTCGCTGAGGGGTCTCAGCATCGGCGATGTCGACGAACGGGAGACGACGGACATTGAGTGA
- a CDS encoding TauD/TfdA family dioxygenase: protein MADLTGFTNTGDRLELAWSDGRRDTVYAIWLRDNSPNPDARHANGQKLFDITDIDDTITIDHVTNGGGIVEIRFSPDGHEARYDIDWLRRNAAPRGAAHLRRLWGAKLRDAMPAFRFGDVTGDADTKRAWLAAISELGFALLKETPCEPETVCGVAELFGYVRETNYGRFFEVRTEPDPINLAYTPMGLSCHTDNPYRDPVPGLQLLHCLVADNDGGESVVVDGFKAAAILRDEAPDDFGLLTRHAVPFRFSSDDADLVTRARLISLDDRGDVAEVRFNNRSIGTFDLPADLMPTFYRAYRRFAEVLQRPALEVGFKAGPGDLFIVDNQRVLHGRRTVSGSGRRHLQGCYADKDSLESTLRVLERADA from the coding sequence ATGGCCGACCTGACCGGTTTCACCAATACCGGCGACCGCCTCGAGCTCGCCTGGAGCGACGGCCGCCGCGACACGGTCTATGCGATTTGGCTGCGCGACAATTCACCCAATCCGGATGCGCGCCACGCCAACGGCCAAAAGCTCTTCGACATCACCGACATCGACGACACCATAACGATCGACCACGTGACCAATGGCGGCGGCATCGTGGAGATCCGCTTTTCACCGGATGGCCACGAGGCGCGATACGACATCGACTGGCTGCGTCGGAATGCCGCACCCCGTGGCGCGGCCCACCTGCGCCGCCTGTGGGGGGCTAAACTACGTGACGCCATGCCCGCGTTTCGTTTTGGCGATGTCACCGGCGACGCTGATACCAAACGCGCTTGGCTTGCGGCCATCAGCGAACTGGGTTTCGCGCTTCTGAAGGAGACCCCGTGTGAGCCCGAAACGGTGTGCGGGGTCGCCGAACTGTTCGGTTACGTGCGCGAAACGAACTACGGGCGATTTTTCGAGGTGCGGACCGAACCGGATCCTATCAACCTTGCTTACACGCCCATGGGGCTCTCCTGCCATACGGACAACCCCTATCGCGATCCGGTGCCCGGCCTGCAGCTGCTGCATTGCCTGGTCGCCGACAACGACGGCGGCGAGTCCGTCGTCGTCGACGGCTTCAAGGCGGCGGCCATTCTGCGCGACGAGGCGCCCGACGACTTCGGTCTTCTGACCCGTCATGCCGTGCCCTTCCGGTTTTCAAGCGACGATGCCGATCTCGTCACCCGCGCGCGCCTCATCAGCCTGGACGATAGAGGCGATGTCGCGGAGGTGCGTTTCAACAACCGGTCGATCGGTACCTTCGATCTGCCGGCCGATCTGATGCCTACCTTCTACCGCGCCTATCGCCGCTTCGCCGAAGTGCTGCAGCGGCCCGCGCTGGAAGTCGGCTTCAAGGCGGGCCCCGGCGATCTCTTCATCGTCGACAATCAGCGCGTCCTACACGGTCGCAGGACCGTCAGCGGCTCCGGCCGGCGGCACCTGCAAGGCTGCTATGCCGACAAGGACTCGCTGGAGAGCACACTGCGGGTCTTGGAGCGGGCGGACGCATGA
- a CDS encoding VOC family protein, which produces MIRGINHITLSISDLDRSITFYTDVLGCGLVARWDDGCYLEAGALWLALVVEDSVRSTPLPEYTHMAFDVAAADFSATADRVRQSGATVFQDNSTEGASLYFLDPDGHKLELHVGSLTTRLDAMRREPWDGLEILV; this is translated from the coding sequence ATGATCCGTGGCATCAACCACATCACGCTCTCTATCTCCGACCTCGACCGTTCGATCACGTTCTACACGGATGTGCTGGGATGTGGCCTGGTCGCGCGGTGGGACGACGGCTGTTATCTTGAGGCGGGCGCCCTGTGGCTGGCGCTCGTGGTCGAAGACAGCGTGCGGTCGACGCCCTTGCCGGAGTACACCCACATGGCCTTCGACGTCGCCGCCGCCGACTTTAGCGCGACGGCCGATCGGGTCAGGCAGTCCGGCGCCACCGTCTTCCAGGACAACAGCACGGAGGGCGCGTCGCTCTACTTCCTCGATCCCGACGGCCACAAGCTGGAACTTCATGTCGGCAGTCTGACGACGCGCCTTGACGCGATGCGGCGCGAACCGTGGGACGGTCTTGAGATCCTTGTTTAG
- a CDS encoding twin transmembrane helix small protein, translating into MAVIIILLAISTLAVLFLGLGGFIAGGQFNEKYGNRIMQARVALQAITVVLIMIALLASGSS; encoded by the coding sequence ATGGCTGTTATCATTATTCTTCTCGCCATCTCGACCCTGGCTGTCCTGTTCCTGGGCCTGGGCGGTTTTATTGCCGGCGGTCAGTTCAACGAAAAGTACGGCAACCGCATCATGCAGGCCCGTGTTGCCTTGCAGGCGATCACCGTGGTGTTGATCATGATTGCCCTGCTCGCCAGCGGCTCGAGCTGA
- a CDS encoding cob(I)yrinic acid a,c-diamide adenosyltransferase, with amino-acid sequence MVKLDKIYTRGGDKGETSLGDGRRVAKHDLRVAAYGTADEANSVLGLARLHTEGEDDAMLARIQNDLFDLGADLCTPHDAKRAAGALRVTADQVARLEAEIDAMNEDLNPLTSFILPGGKPAAAWLHLARTIVRRSERLMTELAGSEEVNPEAVKYMNRLSDHLFVLARRLNDNGTADVLWQPGSTQ; translated from the coding sequence GTGGTCAAACTCGACAAGATCTATACCCGCGGCGGCGACAAGGGCGAGACCTCCCTGGGCGACGGCCGGCGGGTCGCCAAGCACGATCTGAGGGTCGCGGCGTATGGCACCGCCGACGAGGCCAACAGCGTCCTAGGTCTGGCGCGCCTGCATACCGAGGGCGAGGACGACGCCATGCTGGCGCGCATCCAGAACGACTTGTTCGATCTGGGCGCCGATCTCTGCACGCCCCATGACGCCAAGCGGGCGGCCGGCGCGCTGCGCGTCACAGCCGATCAGGTGGCGCGTCTGGAGGCCGAAATCGACGCCATGAACGAGGATCTCAATCCACTGACCTCGTTCATCCTGCCCGGCGGCAAGCCGGCGGCGGCGTGGCTGCATCTGGCGCGGACCATTGTGCGGCGCAGCGAACGCCTGATGACCGAGCTTGCGGGCAGTGAGGAGGTCAACCCGGAGGCCGTCAAATACATGAACCGGCTCTCCGACCATCTGTTCGTCCTGGCGCGACGCCTTAATGACAACGGCACAGCCGACGTTTTGTGGCAACCGGGCAGCACCCAGTAG
- a CDS encoding electron transfer flavoprotein subunit beta/FixA family protein, translated as MKVLVPVKRVIDYNVKVRVKADQTGVDLANVKMSMNPFDEIAVEEAVRMKEAGTATEVVAVSMGPEQSQETLRTALAMGADRAVHVVHDGELEPLAVAKMLKALVGEESPDIVILGKQAIDDDANQTGQMLAGLLGWAQGTFVSKVELADGGIKATREVDGGLETVALKTPTILTVDLRLNEPRYASLPNIMKARKKEIAKKTPDELGVDTAPRLSTLKVTEPPKRQGGIKVGSIEELVDKLHDDAGVI; from the coding sequence ATGAAGGTCTTGGTCCCTGTGAAAAGGGTCATCGACTACAACGTGAAGGTCCGCGTTAAGGCGGACCAAACGGGTGTCGATCTGGCCAACGTAAAAATGTCGATGAACCCGTTCGACGAAATTGCCGTTGAAGAAGCGGTGCGCATGAAGGAAGCCGGCACGGCGACCGAGGTTGTCGCGGTGTCCATGGGCCCCGAGCAGAGCCAGGAGACCCTGCGCACGGCGCTGGCCATGGGCGCCGACCGCGCCGTCCATGTCGTCCATGACGGCGAGTTGGAGCCCCTGGCCGTTGCCAAGATGCTGAAGGCGCTGGTAGGCGAGGAAAGCCCCGACATCGTCATCCTGGGCAAACAGGCGATCGACGACGACGCCAACCAGACCGGCCAGATGTTGGCGGGCCTTCTGGGCTGGGCCCAGGGCACGTTCGTTTCCAAGGTCGAACTGGCCGACGGCGGCATCAAGGCGACTCGCGAGGTCGATGGCGGCCTGGAGACGGTGGCGTTGAAGACGCCGACGATCCTGACCGTCGATCTGCGCTTGAACGAGCCGCGCTATGCCTCGCTGCCGAACATCATGAAGGCGCGCAAGAAAGAGATCGCCAAGAAGACGCCCGACGAGTTGGGTGTCGACACGGCGCCGCGCCTGTCAACGCTCAAGGTGACGGAACCGCCGAAGCGCCAAGGTGGCATCAAGGTGGGTTCCATCGAGGAACTGGTCGATAAACTTCATGACGATGCGGGGGTGATCTGA
- a CDS encoding FAD-binding protein translates to MTILVYAEHDNAELKPATLNAVSAAQAMGGDIELLVAGDGCDAVAEAGSKVAGVSKVLVAQDAAYKDQLAENVAPLIAKLAPNYSHVVAGATTTGKNVMPRAAALLDAQQISDIIEVESADTFVRPIYAGNAMATVQSADPVKLVTVRTTAFAPAEETGGSAGVEAVDGTGDAGLSSFEGAALSSSERPELTTARVVISGGRGMQSGDNFHMLEEVADILGAAVGASRAAVDAGYVPNDYQVGQTGKVVAPELYLAVGISGAIQHLAGMKDSKVIACINKDEEAPIFQVADFGLVADLFEALPALRDKLNEKGIQAR, encoded by the coding sequence ATGACGATCCTCGTCTATGCCGAACACGACAACGCGGAGCTGAAGCCCGCGACGTTGAATGCCGTGAGCGCCGCCCAGGCCATGGGCGGTGACATCGAACTGCTGGTCGCCGGCGACGGCTGTGACGCCGTTGCCGAGGCGGGCTCCAAGGTCGCCGGCGTCTCCAAGGTGCTGGTCGCCCAGGATGCCGCCTACAAGGATCAGCTTGCCGAAAACGTCGCGCCGCTGATCGCCAAGCTCGCGCCCAACTATAGCCACGTGGTGGCGGGTGCGACGACGACCGGCAAGAACGTCATGCCCCGCGCCGCGGCCCTGCTGGATGCTCAGCAGATCTCCGACATCATCGAGGTCGAGAGCGCCGATACCTTCGTGCGTCCGATCTATGCCGGCAACGCCATGGCGACCGTGCAGTCGGCGGACCCGGTCAAGCTGGTCACCGTGCGCACGACGGCCTTCGCGCCGGCCGAGGAAACCGGCGGTTCCGCCGGTGTCGAGGCGGTTGACGGCACCGGCGATGCCGGCCTGTCGAGCTTCGAAGGCGCCGCGCTATCGTCCAGCGAACGTCCGGAGCTGACCACCGCGCGCGTTGTCATTTCGGGCGGCCGCGGCATGCAGTCGGGCGATAACTTCCACATGCTGGAAGAGGTCGCCGATATTCTGGGTGCTGCCGTTGGCGCCAGCCGCGCCGCGGTCGACGCCGGTTACGTGCCCAACGACTATCAGGTTGGCCAGACCGGCAAGGTGGTCGCACCAGAGCTTTACCTGGCGGTCGGCATCTCCGGCGCCATCCAGCATCTGGCGGGCATGAAGGACAGCAAGGTCATCGCCTGCATCAACAAAGACGAGGAAGCGCCGATCTTCCAGGTCGCCGACTTCGGCCTGGTCGCAGACCTCTTCGAGGCGCTGCCGGCGCTGCGTGACAAGTTGAACGAAAAGGGTATTCAGGCCCGCTAG
- a CDS encoding 3-hydroxybutyryl-CoA dehydrogenase → MDIQSIGVIGAGAMGSGIAHVCALSGLDVKLLDAERDRAEKGLETITKNMERQVRRGLINQDDMDAGLKRIEIIDDFSGFSDSDCVIEAAVENEAVKKAIFTELVPHLKPEAILCSNTSSIPITRLGAATDRPEKFMGMHFMNPVPVMKLVELIRGLATDQETFDTIRELTIRLQKEPANAEDFPAFIVNRILLPMINEAVYALYEGVGNVESIDTAMKLGANHPMGPLELADFIGLDVCLSVMQVLYEGLADSKYRPCPLLAKYVEAGWLGRKSGKGFYDYTGDEPVPTR, encoded by the coding sequence ATGGACATCCAATCCATTGGGGTTATCGGCGCCGGAGCCATGGGCTCAGGCATCGCCCACGTCTGTGCCCTGTCGGGTCTCGACGTCAAGCTGCTCGACGCCGAGCGCGATCGGGCGGAAAAGGGATTGGAAACGATCACCAAGAACATGGAGCGTCAGGTTCGTCGTGGCCTGATCAACCAGGACGACATGGATGCCGGCCTGAAGCGTATCGAGATCATCGACGACTTCTCGGGCTTCAGCGATTCCGACTGTGTCATCGAGGCGGCGGTCGAAAACGAGGCGGTGAAGAAGGCGATCTTCACCGAGCTGGTCCCTCACCTGAAGCCCGAGGCGATCCTTTGTTCCAACACCTCGTCGATCCCGATCACCCGGCTGGGTGCCGCGACCGATCGGCCCGAGAAGTTCATGGGCATGCACTTCATGAACCCCGTGCCGGTCATGAAGCTGGTCGAACTGATTCGGGGCCTGGCGACCGACCAGGAAACCTTCGACACGATCCGCGAGCTGACCATTCGCCTGCAGAAAGAACCGGCGAACGCCGAGGACTTCCCGGCCTTCATCGTCAACCGCATCCTGCTGCCGATGATCAACGAGGCGGTCTACGCGCTCTATGAGGGCGTGGGCAATGTGGAGTCGATCGATACCGCCATGAAGCTCGGCGCCAATCATCCGATGGGGCCATTGGAACTCGCAGACTTCATCGGCCTCGACGTCTGTCTTTCGGTCATGCAGGTGCTCTATGAAGGCCTCGCCGACAGCAAATACCGGCCGTGCCCGCTGCTCGCTAAGTATGTCGAGGCGGGCTGGCTGGGACGCAAGTCAGGCAAGGGTTTCTACGATTACACCGGCGACGAACCGGTCCCGACCCGCTGA
- a CDS encoding ornithine cyclodeaminase family protein — protein sequence MTPDDPLLYLPSGVLENLDVSAQDVINATEKLFLGRAQGTVWNAPKTTIEPGDGRYFMNTLSVADDPPYAAIKALGLNPENPSRGLEAISGLVVLHDSVSGWPIAVIDGNWVTAIRTAGLTAVAAKYLADPDSEVIAFIACGVQGRSHLDVFAELYPLKEIRAFGRGSANRDKLCEIAENKGLKAIKSETAQSAIEGADIVITSVPHGLVKEPFLDARWLKPGAFAGIVDLAGPWIDDTMPTIERIIVDDLEQERTLPEPLVDPALVAGDITQLCAGTVPGRQSADEITAFIFRGLAIGDLALAWLAYERARAAGVGVELER from the coding sequence ATGACACCCGACGATCCCCTGCTTTACCTGCCCAGTGGCGTGCTCGAGAACCTGGACGTTTCAGCCCAGGACGTCATCAACGCTACCGAGAAACTTTTCTTGGGCCGAGCCCAGGGCACGGTCTGGAACGCGCCCAAAACGACCATCGAGCCCGGCGACGGGCGCTACTTCATGAACACGCTGTCGGTCGCCGACGACCCGCCCTATGCGGCGATCAAGGCCTTGGGTCTTAACCCTGAGAACCCGTCGCGCGGCCTAGAGGCCATCAGCGGACTGGTGGTGCTGCACGACAGCGTCAGCGGCTGGCCGATCGCGGTGATCGACGGCAACTGGGTGACGGCAATCCGCACGGCGGGCCTCACCGCGGTCGCGGCCAAGTACTTGGCGGACCCGGACAGCGAAGTCATCGCCTTCATCGCCTGCGGGGTGCAGGGGCGAAGCCATCTCGACGTCTTCGCGGAACTTTATCCGCTGAAGGAGATCCGCGCCTTTGGCCGCGGCAGTGCCAACCGCGACAAGCTGTGCGAGATCGCCGAGAACAAGGGTCTCAAGGCAATCAAAAGCGAGACGGCGCAGTCGGCGATCGAAGGTGCCGACATCGTCATCACCTCCGTGCCCCATGGTCTCGTCAAGGAACCCTTTCTCGACGCCCGCTGGCTCAAGCCCGGCGCCTTCGCCGGCATCGTCGACCTCGCGGGGCCCTGGATCGACGACACAATGCCGACCATCGAGCGCATCATAGTCGACGATTTGGAGCAAGAACGGACGTTGCCCGAGCCTCTAGTCGACCCTGCCCTCGTCGCCGGAGATATCACCCAGCTGTGCGCCGGCACCGTCCCCGGCCGTCAGTCGGCCGACGAGATCACGGCCTTCATCTTCCGCGGCCTCGCCATCGGCGACTTGGCGCTCGCCTGGCTCGCCTATGAGCGCGCCCGCGCAGCCGGCGTTGGCGTGGAGCTGGAACGCTAG